The DNA window GGGGATACTTTCGACCGTACGAAAACCGACGTGATTCGATATGGATGAATACATACAGGACTTCATTCGTGAAAGCGAAGAGAACATAACGGAACTGAACAACTCGCTGCTCGAACTGGAGAACGACCCGAACGACGCGGAAGCGATGGATTCCATCTTCCGGACGGCGCACACGCTGAAAGGGAACTTCGCGGCGATGGGATTCCAGAACGGAAGCAACCTCGCACACGCCATCGAGGACCTGTTGGACGAGATTCGACAGGGGCGGATGGACGTCACGCCGGAGATAATGGACCACGTGTTCGCTGGCGTGGACAAAATCGAGCTGATACTCGCCGAAATCGAAGAGCACGGCGAGTCGAAAACCGACCCGAGCGCGACCATCGAGGACATCCGAAACACGTTGGAAACGGCAAACGAAGCGCCGGACGACGACGAGACGGACGACGAAACGGCGACCGAGACGACGGCCGCCGAAGCGGCGCTCTCGCGGCTCGACGACCCCTCGGCGCTCGCAGACGTGGACGTCGTGTTCCACGCCGACGTGGAGATGCGCGACTCGCAGATGAAAGGCGTCGACGCGATGTTCGTGCTCGGCGAGGTGACGGAGCAACTCGAGCTCCTCGGTGCGGTGCCGTCCGTCGAAGCCATCAACGACGGAGACTACGACGACGGCTTCGACCTGTTCGTCACGGGTGGCGACGAGGAGAAAGCTAACGAAGTCGTCAACGGCGTCGGAAAGGTGGAAGCCGCCACCATCTCGGACGTGACCGACGACATCCCGGATGCGATTTCCGAGGCGGACGGAGCGGACGACGCCGATGAAACGGCGGATTCGGTCAGCGAATCCACGTCGGACCCCGACTCTGCCGACGATTCGGATGCGTCGGACGGTTCGAACGAATCTGATGCATCGAACGAATCCGACGCGTCCTCGGAAGCGGATACATCGACCACCAAAACGCAAGTGGACGAAATCCAGTCGATTCGCGTCGGCGTAGACCAGTTGGACGACCTCCACGGGTTGGTCGAACAACTCGTCACCAGTCGCATCAAACTCCGTCGATCGGTCGAACAGGGCGAACTCGGGAGCGCCTCGGACAATCTGGACGAACTCGACAAGATAACGACCAGCCTGCAGGATACGGTCATGGACATGCGGCTCGTGCCGCTCAAGAAAATCGTGGACAAGTTCCCGCGGTTGGTCCGGGACCTCGCACGCACGCAGGAGAAGGAGATCGACTTCGAGATGGAGGGGAAGAGCATCGAACTCGACCGCACCATCCTGAACGAGATCAGCGACCCGCTCATGCACCTGCTTCGCAACGCGGTCGACCACGGCATCGAGACGCCGGACGAGCGTGAAGCGAACGGAAAGCCGCGGACCGGGACGGTTCATCTGCGCGGTAAACGGGAGCGCGACCGCGTTACCATCGAAGTGTCGGACGACGGCGCCGGTATCGACGCGGATGCCGTCCGAACGAAGGCGGTGAGCAAGGGTATCATGTCGCGCCAAGAAGCCGACGAGCTCTCGGACGAGGAGGTGTACGAACTCATCTTCCACGCCGGATTCTCGACGACCGACGAAATCACCGATGTGAGCGGTCGCGGCGTCGGCATGGACGTGGTGAGAAACACCATCAAACGGCTCGACGGCGACATCAGCGTCGAGAGCGAACTCGGGGACGGCACGACGATAAGCCTCTCGCTCCCCGTTACGGTCGCCATCGTCAAGGTGTTGTTCGTGGAGTCAGGTGAGGAGGAGTACGGAATCCCCATCAAGAACGTGGACGAGATACGGCGGATGGGCGAAGTACAACACATCGAAGGCGAGGAGGTCATCACCCACGACGATACGGTATATCCGCTCATTCGACTCGGGCGGGCGCTCGACGTTCCCGGCGAGACCAAAAACGGGGACGGCATGCTCGTCCGCGTCAACGAGTCGGAGCGACAGGTGGCGATTCATTGCGATGCGGTGAGCAGACAGGAGGAAGTCGTCGTCAAACCGTTCGAGGGAATCCTGTCCGGCATTCCGGGCCTCTCGGGCGCGGCGGTGCTCGGCGAAGGTGACGTGGTGACCATCCTCGACGTGGAGAGTCTTTAATGAGCTTGCAGATTGACATTCGGAAGTTGAGCCTGTTCAACAAGATGGCAAAGCAGGGTGCGAACACGGTGGCGAACCATCTCAGTCAGATGACGGGGATGGAGACGGAGATGGAGATAACGAAGACGAACTTCATCGACATCCGCGACGTTCGCGCCCACATGGGCCACGAGAAACAGGTCGGCATCCACATCGAACTGGTCGAACAGCCCTACGGCTACATCCTGTTTCTCTTCTCCGTGGGAAGCGCAAAACAGCTTGCACACGGCATGATGGGAGGAATGGGAGAACCCGCGAAGAAGGGGTTCAGCGACATGGAGAAGTCCGCCGTTCAGGAGATCGGCAACATCATGACCAGCGGATTTATCGACGGGTGGGCGAACGTTCTCCAGACGACTATCGACTTTTCGACGCCGAAGTTCACCTACGGCCCGGCCAGCCGCACGGTCGAGGCGCTCGTCGGGCACCGCGACGACGACGTGGCGATGGTGCTCGACTCGCGTGTCCGAGTTCCCGACTCGAACGTCGAGGTGAAGGTGTACACGTTCCCCGAACTGGAGGACTTGGTTCGGATGATGCGGAAGATAGAGGTCTGAGATGGAAGTGGACATCCGAAAGCTCGAAGCGGCAAACAGAATGGCACACGAGGGGGCGGAACGCGCGGCGTCGCACCTGTCCGCGATGACCGACATCGAGACGTCCGTGGACGTGACGCGAACGCACGTTCGCTCGGATGCGACTGCGCTGGAACGTCAACAGTGTGTCGGCGTCGTCATCGAATTGGACGGCGGGCTACGTGGGCGCACCGCGTTTACGTTTCCCGCGGAAGCCGTCGAACGCGTGCGCGACGTTCTCGCGCCCGGAATGGAGGATATGGACGAGAGTCTGGTTCGAGAGCTCGGGAACGTGATGGCGGGTGGGTTCGTCGACGGATGGGCGGACTACCTCGGAACCACCATCGACATCTCGCCGCCGACGTACGTG is part of the Haladaptatus paucihalophilus DX253 genome and encodes:
- a CDS encoding chemotaxis protein CheC, producing the protein MSLQIDIRKLSLFNKMAKQGANTVANHLSQMTGMETEMEITKTNFIDIRDVRAHMGHEKQVGIHIELVEQPYGYILFLFSVGSAKQLAHGMMGGMGEPAKKGFSDMEKSAVQEIGNIMTSGFIDGWANVLQTTIDFSTPKFTYGPASRTVEALVGHRDDDVAMVLDSRVRVPDSNVEVKVYTFPELEDLVRMMRKIEV
- the cheA gene encoding chemotaxis protein CheA, producing MDEYIQDFIRESEENITELNNSLLELENDPNDAEAMDSIFRTAHTLKGNFAAMGFQNGSNLAHAIEDLLDEIRQGRMDVTPEIMDHVFAGVDKIELILAEIEEHGESKTDPSATIEDIRNTLETANEAPDDDETDDETATETTAAEAALSRLDDPSALADVDVVFHADVEMRDSQMKGVDAMFVLGEVTEQLELLGAVPSVEAINDGDYDDGFDLFVTGGDEEKANEVVNGVGKVEAATISDVTDDIPDAISEADGADDADETADSVSESTSDPDSADDSDASDGSNESDASNESDASSEADTSTTKTQVDEIQSIRVGVDQLDDLHGLVEQLVTSRIKLRRSVEQGELGSASDNLDELDKITTSLQDTVMDMRLVPLKKIVDKFPRLVRDLARTQEKEIDFEMEGKSIELDRTILNEISDPLMHLLRNAVDHGIETPDEREANGKPRTGTVHLRGKRERDRVTIEVSDDGAGIDADAVRTKAVSKGIMSRQEADELSDEEVYELIFHAGFSTTDEITDVSGRGVGMDVVRNTIKRLDGDISVESELGDGTTISLSLPVTVAIVKVLFVESGEEEYGIPIKNVDEIRRMGEVQHIEGEEVITHDDTVYPLIRLGRALDVPGETKNGDGMLVRVNESERQVAIHCDAVSRQEEVVVKPFEGILSGIPGLSGAAVLGEGDVVTILDVESL